ATTTagcatttaaattaatatttataatttaggtTTTCTTATATAATCATGTTTTTTCATCTATTTACTATAAAGACTAAATTCATTTGGACTGATAGTAATATAAATTCTAAACCCTAAGTTCTACCTCATTATTCATCAActttaaatcataaattttaaatactaaatcaTAGAATACAAAACATTAAATActtcattaaaatttaaacattaactttaaagctttaaaaaatataatgactaaataaTATTAACGTTTAATCCTTGTACttaataatttttctatcttAGTTCCTAAACAGTAAACATTTTTTAACCTACACTAATTTTAGAACTTGACAGTTTTTTACAAGTTGATCGTTAACcttggattttattattttatgatgatGTGATACTTTAAGATTTTTTACATCATCacttgaattttcttttatttaaaaaatgctataatttatttagattttaaatattttttttgtacttttatataaattatttttttaatttttagatgatGACATAGTATAATCTTAAAATATTGCACCATCACTTCTAATCGAAATCCTGGTTTaagaaccaaattgaaaaaaaatgtaagATTTACGGACCAAATGTTGTTTTATCCCTATTAAATACTATAAGTTAAAGCTTCTATTTGACATCTAAATTAGACGAGTTTAAACCCTATCATCCCTTTCTCCTCCCACGATattgtaataaataaaaaaaatactaaatactaaattacaaccttaatctaaaataaaaaataaaatcaagatgaGTTTTCCTAAAAGCACGTAGAGCttgaggaaaaaaaattaaaattttactttcatatgtatttatgttataattaagttattttgaatcatttcatttgttaaaaaaaatctaatttttgtataaatacatcaaatccataaagttaaattgaattgattggattaaaaatattattgtttaaatttaaatgGAACCGAActattatgatttaaaaaaatgaaataataattaatataaagtaaatttttgaataatgtaaattaaaaatagattattATTAGATAAATTTTTTGAGAATATTATTAGACTAATTCAACGTAGCATGTTATAACTCATAGAaattgatttatcatattttctctaagggttaaatctcaaaattatatatgaattttaatttaatgtgtaattgtatacatgaattttaatttggtgcaattatacacgtgaaactctaattgtggtttaaatgtatacttgaaactataattttaatttaatcatgcatatttaaagaaataaatacattaatttatttttatattagataaatataattatttacccatgaaatatataattataaaatgatgttatattaataattgcgttaataatttacaagaattagatcaaaacaaaatttcatgtataaaattgtataaaatcaaagttcatatatacaaCTGCACATTAAACTATAAGTTAGTCTAAATCAAATGCTCATAATTTTGATAAAGATGTGATGCAGTGACTGCTCACCTTATCCATTAACTATAAGGTTGGAGGTTCGATCTTTGCTTATGGAAATTGAGCAAATTTTGTGATTAATTGTTTACCTCTTTTTTTTCAAAGAGTACCCACAATGAAGGAATTAATTACTAAatgtaagaaaaaaaacaaataaagtacTAGTCCAACTGAACTAATGTTCGATTGACTCGTGATacctaaataaaaatttaaataataacataagaAAAGAATCGTAGAACTAAATAAACTATTAGCATCAAAATTAAGTATTATAAAGACGGAATTGAATAATTAACtcatttatgtataatttaaacaAGTAAAATTCTATGGGATAAATGACATAAATAATATTCGATTAatcaactataattttttttttcttcaaaattgatCGACCAAACCATGTCGTGATTTTGATCTTCCAAAGagaatttgataaattttcaatttattatagTACCACAACACATGTTAAGTAAATCTCCAACAAGCTGTCTGTATGATATGCATACAATTATGTATATTctgaccaaaatataaacatatttttaaaggAGTTTACCATTGGAGAGATTACAAAGTTGAATATTGTTTCTATGTGCTTTTAAAGTCTTTAAACTGAATTAAAAGGCAATATCACATCTCCTGACAGGAAAAAAGGTAGCTAAAGAAATTGTACGACAAATGACAGGGGGTTGCAGATGACTGATAGACAAGTTCctaagaaatgaaaataaataaaagaatgagAGTGGTGTACCTAAAATAGACACAATAGGATGCTATCGGCTTCTCATACACCTGGTCAGAACCTCTACAAATCTCTTGTACATGTGCTTCTTTAGATAATTTCTTTCTACCTTCTTTCTTCCTTCCATCCCCATTTGTTTCCTTGCAGACGGATTTTTGAGCAAAAACCGGAGATTTTCGGCAAGAACTTGGGTCCCTGGGTGACCCATAGGGTGCAAAAGCCCTGTCACATTGTGATCAACTATCTCTTTTGTGCCTCCAGCATCAGTCCCTAACACCTGTGCCCAGTTCATATATACACGTATATCGAAGTAAAGAAAATCAATTGTCaatataacaagaaaaccgaGCATCTATCTTTTTATGCAATAAACCCAAATTTTGAATCACCTTGAACTTTAAGTGATAATTAACTTAGATCCACGCAAATCATAGGCAAAGTGCTTGCGAAAGTAAAGACACTGCTTATGAAGGTCTAGCTTCCATGACCAAAAAGTTTCTAAATATACATTATTTACCTTTGCCATTTATTTATTCAAGTCAATGTTACTTACAAGTAAAAAAGTTTATTTGATCTCGATATGGAAAATATCATTTATGAGATACCTTCGTATAATTGTCTAGAGTTAGCTTAGTTCATACTCATGTGGTCAAACTGATATAACACATTCTAAATAATCTATATGCATGCCATTAAGCTTGGAAATACATGCACAGATAAAATTTGCATGATGTATGGACACATGAAACTAAACAAATATCATATGTTGGACTTTCCAAAGGGCGGTTGTAAGGAAGAATAGGATGAAAGCAATTAGAATGGAACTTCACGTACTAGGACATGCAACCAATGGAATCATTGAATCTGTGATTAATACGTAGCAGGAGATACTCCTATAGAGAAGAAGTTATCACTCACTAGTACAACCTTAATATAATACCCAACAAAAGCTGTCACATGCAGGCATAAACAAATGATTTCTTACCGGAAGACCAAATGCCATTGCTTCAACAGTCACTCTCCCAAATGTTTCTCCTAGTCCCTGTAAACAGAATGTAGGCATCAATACATGTTTCCCTTTAATCGAAAAGAAACCTAAAACTTGATAAATAAGTGTTAACTAGGTTGAATGTAATTAGAATGTGAATTGAGATTCATAATTAACCAGAGTTATAGGTTTTAATCTTGCCAATATCCTATATGTTGTTTCCATGAAGAAAATCAATCTGTTGAAATCACATAGATTTCTCATCTCCGTAACAAAAACATGAAACAATGACAACCAGAAATAACATAAGAAACTTAAGTGCTACATGGAATCCAAGACCAGTAATGTTTTGATAAGGCATGACCCAGCAAACAACAATAATATGTGCTTCTAGCACCAGATGATGAAATTCCCTcgttaagtttatttcaactcctCATGCAAAAATGTTTAAACCAGGTTAACATATGCTTGGTAAGGTGTTCCTTATCGAAGTTCTAGTTAGTTGGCTATCAGTCATCGAAACCATTAGCATCAGATAGAGGCCTTTTTTGCTTGAAAATGCTTGGAAAGAAATCCACATTAAGCACTGCCCAAATGGTTCAAGAGTTTTTTTTGTCGGTCCAAATGGTTCAAGAGTTTAAAAAGAGAACACCAAAAGGAAGTTTGAAAATAATATCATAAAGTTTTAACACAAAGAAAAATATCACACTTCCATTTAGATGTGAGAGAGATTTTGGTTCTAGTTTCTACTAGTTTTAAATCATTCAGGACTGTAATCAAGTAACTAATCACCACCATAAAAAATGAGTCAAAGTGCTGCCATAGGCCTATCATAATGTTGAAGTCTACACCAAAGGCTATGAGAAGATCGAAAAGTTCCTGAAAAATCCCTATCATAATGTTGGTGACAACTCACTGCTCAAAAGCAGAAGAGATTTCACACCAGTAATTCTGTGTACACTTTCAAggcttttgaaatttttgaatgtaCAAGAAATTGGACCTTGTAATTTTATCTGTGAACTTTGGTACGAGGGAAAGAGAGGATTGAGTCTAAACTTATAACCTGCTAACAATAAGACAAAATACTGCTACTTTTATGGCCATATCTCTTTTCTGCAATTTCGTGTGTTGTATTAATCAACAGCATAGCAGTAGAAATACAACTTCCTTTTTTCCTTCATTCAAAAAGTTTGCCATACAATTGCACATAGAAACAACACGATATCAAAACACTTATATGCACTATGAGCACAAACTCTACCACTAACTGTAAAATGGGATAATTTCAGCAATGTCTTGATCAGATGAGGCAAAAAATGAATCTATGGAAGAGTAAATAAGTGCTAATTTTCTGCTTCAATCATATGGAAGAATACCAGCAAAGACATTAATTATATGGAAGATATAGTTAATCAGATGAAAGGATTGATTATATGCAAAATATTCCATCTGAAATGTAAGAAAACCAAAAAGGATTAGCAATAAAATGTAGAAGAAATAAGAGCACATCTATGCTAATTTAATCAAAAACCATATATGATCTGTCACCTGGGAGTTCATGACGTAAACATCTGCTGCTGAATATAGAGAAGCAAGACGTGTAGTTGTAGGAGTCCAGAGTACAGACTCTGACAACTTTGCATGCTGAGACAAAAATCTAAGAATTTCTTTAACATAAGATATCTTATTGCTCTTAGATCCAACAGAACCAATAAGAACTTTAAGAGCTTGTTCTTCTGTTCCTTGGCTATCAAACAGCATCTTCCTTCTGTGACTGTTTCTGGTCCGCAAATCTCTAGAAGATAAATCACCGTTGCTTGACTTCAAAACCAAACCCCTTAAATGATGCTTTACACCCAAGGTAGAATGATCATGCCTGATATCCAATGATTTTTTAACTTCAGAACCAGTTTGCAAAGGATACTGATCGATGAAGAGGTGTGCTGCCTCAAGAAGGAAGAGCTGGCCCTTTCCAGCATTTATGCTACTTAGGGACATCACAAGCATATCATTATCTTTCAAACCCATCTCTTTTCTTACTGCATCACGCAACAACTGCCTTTTCTCTAGCATCTTTTCTGGACTGGAAGATGGAGTATTTAAAGAACAAGGAATGCCAGCTACAAAAGCCAGCTCATCATTAACAGCAAGTGGAACAAGAGCAGGCTGAGATCTCAGCTTAATATTTTCTTCTAGACACCAGGTAAGCCACTGTTTACTCTGCAATTCAGATAAGAAAATAAGCATTTTCACCCGGTGTAGAACAAGCTTTGACCGATCAAAGTATTCTCTTCTATTTTCCATGATCCACCAAGCAATTTGACTTCCTCCAGCGGGAAAATGTGCAATATATTGATCTGAAACCAACACATCACATTTAAGCAAAGCACGATGACTCAGAACTCGAGATGCTGCAACCTTACATCAGATCATGGTTGCTCTTCATATCTGCATAAGCAAtaacttaagaaaaaaaatctccTATAAATTTCTCACCTATCCATGATGCACAGACTGCTGACCCTGCAATCACAAGGTCTGCCTTCATTGCAGTTTTGAAGCTAAGGTCTGCTCCGTCTTCAAGCACTTTGATCCTTCTCCTTGCAAGCTCGGACGCAAGTCCTCCTTTCTTACTCAGAACAACAGCAGATACAGTGGCTCCACAGCTCAAGAGCTCTGTTGCCAACTCCATCATTGAAATCGGAGCCCCAGTCATTGAGAGTTCATGAAATACCAACACTAACCTTCTGGACCAAACAAGGCGTGCAAAATGCCCCTTCCTATCACATGTTCCAGACCGCTTTTCAGGACTCCACTCCAGAACTCTGTCCTCCACTGATCCAAATGGACCAACAAGCAATCTGTAAGTAGAATTTGTAAGTAGAATTTCCTGTTCTTGATCCTCGGTGTCACTAATTTCATTGTTCATTTTTTCCTTCGGTTTACCACGCATCTTGTGCAAATTACGCCTTGCTCTTTTACTCCTGTTCTTCCTTGATGAGACTTCATTCCCTTTCTTGGCCAAAATCACATTAAACTTTCTATCACTAGACACCTGAGTTTTATTAGTTCCAGTATTCACTGCTACCAAACTGTCATCAGCAAGCAAATCTCGTCGTGCATTCTTTTCAGCATCCAAAAGTTTATTTCTTGGATCACCAGTGAAGCCCAAAAATTCCTCCTTTTTATGACCATGAGCCCACCTGGATTGTACATAAAATCCAAGGTAAGCCCAAAGAGTAATCAAAAGCAACCAATAAACTAATCGATTGCTCCTAAACCATTGAATGCCACCAGCTCCACTTGTTGCTTCTCTTCTTGGAGTTCGGCTTGAATGCAGTCGCCGAAATGTAGGAGAACTCTTTGGAGTAGATCTTCCAGAAAGACTGGACTTAAAGCTCCCTAGCCTTAGTGACGGTGGTACCTTGCTGACACTTTCCTCCATTAGCTGAGGGATATAGCTACTTCTGACAACCTAAATCAACATTCTTCTTATCATAGTGAATACCAAAAACAAAGAGCAATTAACGATCTGTGTCTGTTCTTCTAGCTCCAGAATGCTTACAATTACCGTATTCTACAGGTTTCTGAACTCCAAACCTACATTAACGAAGAAATAAAGATTTGATGTTCTTTGGGTAACAGATTAATATctaatgcaaaaattaaagaaacaGAAGTAGAAAATATATGCagagacacacacacacacaaagttGGCATAggtgaagaaaagatgaagatTAAATTTGTAAAAGGTCTCTGTCCGTTCCTGTAGCTCCAAAATGCTTACAAGTATATTATACAGGTTTCTAAACTCCAAACCTACATCAATGAACAAAATTCAGGTCTGATGTTCTTCGAACAACAGCTTCAACATCTAAAGCAAGAAAAGTAAAAGATAAAAGAATATAAATTCGTGGAAGTTAccaatgttaaaaataaaaagtatatgaAACGATCAACGGATAAAGAAccaagttaaaaattttcaaaaatatcgtAATGTTCTAAAAAAGCCTGAACTTTACTTGCACTTTCCtagaaatcaatcaaaatttgCACTAAGAACTAAATCAAATGATAAAAATCAAATACCTCTGTTTGTAACTCAGTATCTAAAACATCAAGGCAATAAATATCAAGAAACTGATCAAGAAGCAATTCACATTCTTCAAAGTTCATGAAACATTAAACCATCCTAAAAGAAAAATCGATTAATCTATTTCCTACCGAACAATGTGTAGAGAGAAACTATTTCCAACTTTCTGTTTGCACTCATTGAGTAACAGTTTCTTAGGACCAATCAGAATATTGCAAATGAAAAGCTAGATTCAATAACTCTTAATAAGCGCAGATCCTTTTTCCCCTCATTCCATTTACTTTCTCAGCAACCAaacatattttaagaaaaaaaagcaCAAGAAAAGGTCTTCAATTTCATTACATACCACATTCTCTTTTCTTACATTTTCTCGACAACCATGGCATCTTTGCGTTTCTAACTTAGCAGTCGACAACCAAAGCTAGAATCAAACTTTTAACAGTTACAGGAACTTAAGAGCAGTAAAAGCAGAGCATTGAAACTTGAGATCAcatatatttaagaaaaatatctATCTAAAAAGTAAACGTAAAAAAGCAAATAGAGTTTAACTTACACTAAAAGAGTCGAAAGAAAATGAAGTTATCACTACATTTTCTCATATCTGATCTCCATTATTGATTGATCTAACTTCCAAGCTTACACTAAGCAATAAAGTTGCAAAGAACGGGAGAAACAGagttcaaaaatgtaaaaaaattaaataaatattgcaTATTGAGAAATATGGGAGgcttaagagagagagagaaccgtctgaaggttttttttttttaaaacggaTCGCACGTGCCATAGAACACGAGCGAAAGGGGACCTTAGAACAAAATATTTGAAGGATGGGAGGGAGGCTGTATAACCATTAACCAACAGTACGATAAATTTGTAAAGCTCAGTTGTTTTGCGGATGGTTCGATCTCTCTACGAGATGACGTATATATAAATCGGACGGTGGTAAACGTTATGACGGGCAATTGTTGGAAGAAGCCGTAGAATAGTTGTAGTTTGTGTGAATATTTGCACAATGAGCTGTCGGtggattaaattaataattaaggcCGTTAGGTTTATTTAAGAAGATTTGCAAATGCTTTGATTGATGAAGGCTCACCAAACTCTGGGTCCCACTAGCGTCATTTAtccatttaaaaaagaaaatcataaagAAAGAGAAAGATGACATAAGTATTATGTAGAACCATTTTTTAATTCAATGGATAAAAAGATCAAAAAAAGCAAAACTAGCTCTTCAACTATATTACCTCAGGCGCAACTTCTTTTACTAATTTCTGCCTACCACGCACCAAAACATTCTTAAACTCCAGTTCTTCAGGATTTGATCTCAACAATCTCTTCCACTATCTCCAAATATAACCTCCGTTGTATTAAcgtaaaaaagaaataaagaaaaaaagatctTCCAACTTCAAAATGATTTGCActcataaaattaaaagaatccACCGAACAAGAGCAGAACCAAGCTGTGCAATGGATCAGCCTTCAAAATCTCAAACATTGATCACGTACTCTCAAAACCAGGCAAGCGTGCTCACCAAAGAGAAATAATAACACCATCTGTGCAAataaaaaagaaggaaataataacaataaaactaAGGTTCATCAAGCAAACAGCAGCTGCACAATCATTCTTGTTCATACTTCTTATGAATAAGCCCGCCTAAAACCTCTCAGAAGCTTCATTAGAAATTCGAGCCACAAGAAAAACCTGCCAGAAATTATAATATAGCAGTTTTAGGAAATTTTACAGTGGAAGTCAGACTGAGAGAAAAAGAAGATTATTTTTCTCTAATATCTATATTCATACCGCACATTTAAACAAAGCGAATGCCACCCGTCAAGCCACACTACCATACTTGAACTGACTGCAGCATGAGCAGGCGCTTGTCATATATAACTGCCAGAACAAAATTGGAAGCAAGAGAAAGAGACTTCAGTtgtagaatgaaagaaaaatgatacCTCCAATTAATGGGAGGGAATAAGTACTGCACATAATGAACAGATCGGAACTCATTTAAGCACAAACgccagaaaaaaaaaattcaacacaGATGAAATGCCAACAGGGCCATGTTAAATCAATGCCACAGTCTCTGAAATGTTACCAACATTAAAACTGCACAGATGATACCTAATCCTCCTGTGCCAGTGACAAAAGAAATCTTCAATCTCTTACTGGAAGGAGGGGGAAGTGCAGACAAGTTAATTACGTAGTTacttatttttgtttctatttttatctTTTGAACATCAAATAATAAGGCTAATGAGTAATAACTTACTTCTAAAGAACATAAGATTTTAGATCCCAATCAGAATAAGCAAAACATTTAACTAGGGATGAAGCAATGATTTACCTACACTATCCTGGAACAAGTTGCAGCCCAAAGTGGTCCAGGTCAAAAGCTGGGGAACACAAAGGGCCTGAAAGAAAGGCCTGCACCACCAAGTAATTCACGAATAAGAAATTCCAACCATCCACAAAGacaataaaaacttttgaaaaattttaaccttCATCAATTTTTATTTGGACGGGCTCCATCTTCAATAAGCGAATCACTTGCTAAAGCTCATTTCTGAATATCTGCATGGATATTAATAACAAAACAATTCGAGAGGCTTAACAGATGcagaatgaagaaaaaaaattccaaCCCTCCAGAGAAAAGAAGTTACGATTTTCAACTTGCCTGCGAGGCTGtttatttgggttattttgtcGTTGCCCAAATTCATCACTAAGCTCTGCACGGGAAAAACTTTATTTAACTACCAAAGTTCAGAAGTCCACCAATAACAGCAAAATCATTGCTTACCAGTTCTCTGGGAAGGCTTCCATTCGTTATTTGGCTTGTTAGAAGTATTTTCTTTACTGCAAAgggtaattaaatattaataaacaatcaGCAAGCAGTGATAATGAGCAACTGTTTAACTAGTAAATAGCATAGAACATAACCAGTAACAGTGTATGTAATCTCATATTTCATGTACTTTTTGCCAccctcctctctctctctctctctcacacacacacatacacctGCAGGTGTAAGGTAAATTGCAGAATATCTATCTTTAAGAGTGCACAGCTTTGACCATCAAACAATCTACAGATGAAAACATTGCAAAAGAAAGAGAGGCAGCAATGCgctattacaaaaataaattaacaagAACTTCAAAACTAATAAGTACAGTTTTAAAACATCCTTCAATAATTATATTCTGTTTTAAAGTAATCTATGTGAAAAGTAAATAGTTCTATCTTCTATATAAACCAATTATACAATCATCTTCCAAAAGGTCTCACATGTCACAGCAAATATAGTGATTGGGATTCTACAAAAATGAAGATACAGCCATGTTTGTTTGAATAAACAGAAGAATGCATA
The genomic region above belongs to Gossypium hirsutum isolate 1008001.06 chromosome D05, Gossypium_hirsutum_v2.1, whole genome shotgun sequence and contains:
- the LOC107906502 gene encoding uncharacterized protein, yielding MEESVSKVPPSLRLGSFKSSLSGRSTPKSSPTFRRLHSSRTPRREATSGAGGIQWFRSNRLVYWLLLITLWAYLGFYVQSRWAHGHKKEEFLGFTGDPRNKLLDAEKNARRDLLADDSLVAVNTGTNKTQVSSDRKFNVILAKKGNEVSSRKNRSKRARRNLHKMRGKPKEKMNNEISDTEDQEQEILLTNSTYRLLVGPFGSVEDRVLEWSPEKRSGTCDRKGHFARLVWSRRLVLVFHELSMTGAPISMMELATELLSCGATVSAVVLSKKGGLASELARRRIKVLEDGADLSFKTAMKADLVIAGSAVCASWIDQYIAHFPAGGSQIAWWIMENRREYFDRSKLVLHRVKMLIFLSELQSKQWLTWCLEENIKLRSQPALVPLAVNDELAFVAGIPCSLNTPSSSPEKMLEKRQLLRDAVRKEMGLKDNDMLVMSLSSINAGKGQLFLLEAAHLFIDQYPLQTGSEVKKSLDIRHDHSTLGVKHHLRGLVLKSSNGDLSSRDLRTRNSHRRKMLFDSQGTEEQALKVLIGSVGSKSNKISYVKEILRFLSQHAKLSESVLWTPTTTRLASLYSAADVYVMNSQGLGETFGRVTVEAMAFGLPVLGTDAGGTKEIVDHNVTGLLHPMGHPGTQVLAENLRFLLKNPSARKQMGMEGRKKVERNYLKKHMYKRFVEVLTRCMRSR